Within Selenomonadales bacterium, the genomic segment CATCGACCAGAACGCTGACTTTGACAGCAGGTCTGTTTTTCTTCATAATGATCGGCGTCAGATACGCATCGACCGCACCGACTGCGAACAATCGTTCGAGCACGTATTCATAGTTCTGCGGATTCATATCGTCGATGTTCGTTTCGATAACGAGCTTCGTATCTGCGACAGTATCTTTTTTCTCAGCATTGACTTCTTCCTGCCACGTACCGAGCGTCATACGCAAAACGTTCGGGATTTCGAGATCCCAACCGCCCGCACCATAGCCGGTCTTATCAGCAACAAAACCACTCGGCATCGTTTCGGAGAACGTACCGAATGCAGATAAGATCGCCGCACCGGTCGGTGTTGCCAACTCTTTCATCACATCACCTTTATAATGCGGAATATGAAGGAGAAGTTCTGCCGTCGCAGGCGCAGGAACAGGCATTTTGCCATGCGCACAATTGACATATCCATTACCGACATGCACTTTAGAATAAAATATCTTATCAATGCCCAATTTTTCCATACAAATGACATTACCAATGATATCGACGATCGTATCGACGGCACCGACTTCATGGAAATGGACTTCTTCTATCGTCTTACCATGCACCTTAGCTTCTGCTTTTGCCAAGTGCGTAAACACCTTGATACTGTTATCTTTGACCGTATCACTTAAGGAAGATGCTTCGATCAATTGGACGATATCGGGCAAATTACGGTTGCCGTCATGGCTGTGACTATGTTCGCCATGCCCGTGACTGTGCGTATGACCATCGTGCGAATGATGATGGTCGTGGT encodes:
- the larC gene encoding nickel pincer cofactor biosynthesis protein LarC, with protein sequence MNAIYLDCFSGISGNMLLGAFVDCGVSLTEVEEELKKLGISDEYYFTCEAVSKCGIAATHLDVEPTNQGHGHHHHHDHDHSFLHKLMHKIHHHHHDHDHHHSHDGHTHSHGHGEHSHSHDGNRNLPDIVQLIEASSLSDTVKDNSIKVFTHLAKAEAKVHGKTIEEVHFHEVGAVDTIVDIIGNVICMEKLGIDKIFYSKVHVGNGYVNCAHGKMPVPAPATAELLLHIPHYKGDVMKELATPTGAAILSAFGTFSETMPSGFVADKTGYGAGGWDLEIPNVLRMTLGTWQEEVNAEKKDTVADTKLVIETNIDDMNPQNYEYVLERLFAVGAVDAYLTPIIMKKNRPAVKVSVLVDAKYFDEVSRVLFEETTTIGIRYYPVDRKVAVREFKDITTELGTAQVKISSV